A portion of the Cellulophaga algicola DSM 14237 genome contains these proteins:
- the trmD gene encoding tRNA (guanosine(37)-N1)-methyltransferase TrmD, whose amino-acid sequence MRIDIITVLPELLKSPFEASILKRAIEKGIVEVHMHNLRDYTDLSYNQIDDYQFGGGAGMVMMIEPIDKCIAALKEQRDYDEVIYMTPDGKTLNQKIANSMSLLENIIILCGHYKGVDQRVRDAYITKEISIGDYVLSGGELGAAVFCDTIIRLIPGVLNNETSALTDTFQDDLLAPPVYTRPAEYKGMKVPEILLSGNFPKIEKWREDKAYERTEKLRPDLIK is encoded by the coding sequence ATGCGTATTGATATTATAACAGTCCTACCGGAATTACTCAAAAGTCCTTTTGAAGCTAGTATATTAAAAAGAGCTATTGAAAAAGGTATTGTAGAAGTACATATGCATAACCTTAGAGATTATACGGATCTAAGTTACAATCAAATTGATGATTATCAATTTGGAGGTGGTGCGGGTATGGTCATGATGATTGAACCTATAGATAAGTGTATTGCAGCATTAAAAGAACAAAGAGACTACGATGAAGTTATTTACATGACTCCTGACGGTAAGACGCTAAATCAGAAAATAGCGAACAGCATGTCGCTCTTAGAAAATATTATCATTCTTTGCGGTCATTACAAAGGAGTAGACCAAAGAGTACGCGATGCCTACATTACAAAAGAAATCTCTATTGGAGACTATGTTTTATCTGGAGGAGAATTAGGAGCTGCTGTTTTTTGCGATACCATTATACGTTTAATACCCGGAGTGCTAAATAATGAAACTTCAGCCTTAACAGACACCTTTCAAGATGACTTATTAGCTCCGCCTGTATATACTAGACCTGCAGAATATAAAGGAATGAAAGTCCCCGAAATTCTATTAAGCGGAAACTTCCCTAAAATAGAAAAGTGGCGAGAAGATAAAGCCTATGAGCGTACGGAAAAACTTAGACCTGATTTAATAAAATAA
- the rplS gene encoding 50S ribosomal protein L19, which produces MEALLKFVQDEFVTKKEFPNFSAGDTITVYYEIKEGEKTRTQFFRGVVIQRRGSGSSETFTIRKISGTVGVERIFPINMPALQKVEVNKRGKVRRSRIFYFRGLTGKKARIKEIRS; this is translated from the coding sequence ATGGAAGCATTATTAAAATTTGTTCAAGACGAATTTGTTACTAAAAAAGAATTCCCTAATTTCTCAGCAGGTGATACAATTACCGTTTATTATGAAATTAAGGAAGGTGAAAAGACACGTACTCAGTTTTTTAGAGGTGTCGTAATACAAAGAAGAGGTTCTGGATCATCAGAAACTTTTACTATTAGAAAAATTTCTGGAACAGTAGGTGTTGAGCGTATCTTCCCTATCAATATGCCAGCATTACAAAAAGTAGAAGTTAATAAAAGAGGTAAAGTTAGAAGATCTCGTATCTTTTACTTCAGAGGACTTACTGGTAAGAAAGCAAGAATTAAAGAAATACGTTCTTAA